In Poecile atricapillus isolate bPoeAtr1 chromosome W, bPoeAtr1.hap1, whole genome shotgun sequence, one DNA window encodes the following:
- the LOC131592029 gene encoding L-lactate dehydrogenase B chain — translation MATVKDKLISPIAEASKVPNNKITVVGVGQVGMASAISILGKGLCDELALVDVMEDKLKGEMMDLQHGSVFLHTHKIVADKDYAVTANSKIVVVTAGVRQQEGESRLNLVQRNVNVFKFIIPQIVKYSPNCIILVVSNPVDILTYVTWKLSGLPKNRVIGSGCNLDTARFRYLMSEKLGIHPSSCHGWILGEHGDSSVAVWSGVNVAGVCLQELNPAMGTDNDPENWKEIHKQVVASAYEVIKLKGYTNWAIGFSVADLCETILKNLFRIHSVATLVKGMYGIQNEVFLSLPSVLSASGLTSVINQKLKDDEVTQLRQSADTLWNVQKDIKDL, via the exons ATGGCCACTGTCAAGGACAAGCTGATCAGCCCCATTGCGGAGGCATCCAAGGTTCCCAACAACAAGATCACGGTTGTGGGGGTTGGCCAGGTTGGGATGGCCTCTGCTATCAGCATCCTTGGAAAG gGTCTTTGTGATGAGCTTGCTTTGGTTGATGTTATGGAAGACAAACTAAAAGGAGAAATGATGGACCTGCAGCACGGGAGCGTGTTCCTTCACACTCACAAGATCGTGGCAGACAAAG ACTATGCTGTCACTGCCAACTCCAAGATCGTGGTGGTGACTGCAGGAGTCCGTCAGCAGGAAGGGGAGAGTCGGCTCAACCTGGTGCAGAGGAATGTGAACGTCTTCAAATTCATCATTCCTCAGATTGTCAAGTACAGCCCCAACTGCATCATCTTGGTGGTTTCCAATCCAG tgGATATATTAACCTATGTCACATGGAAGCTGAGTGGGCTGCCAAAAAACCGTGTGATTGGAAGTGGCTGCAATCTGGACACAGCCAGATTCCGTTATCTGATGTCGGAGAAACTTGGGATCCATCCAAGCAGCTGCCATGGCTGGATCTTGGGAGAGCACGGTGATTCCAGTG TGGCTGTTTGGAGCGGAGTGAATGTGGCAGGGGTTTGCCTCCAGGAGCTGAATCCTGCCATGGGAACTGACAATGATCCTGAGAACTGGAAGGAGATCCACAAACAAGTGGTTGCAAG TGCCTACGAGGTGATCAAACTAAAGGGATACACAAACTGGGCTATTGGCTTTAGTGTGGCTGACCTCTGTGAGACCATACTGAAGAACCTGTTCCGGATTCATTCAGTTGCTACTCTGGTAAAG GGCATGTATGGCATTCAGAATGAAGTCTTCTTGAGCCTGCCTTCTGTCCTAAGTGCCTCTGGCCTGACAAGTGTCATCAACCAAAAGCTGAAGGACGATGAGGTGACCCAGCTGAGGCAGAGCGCAGACACACTGTGGAACGTCCAGAAGGATATCAAGGATCTGTAA